A segment of the Serratia fonticola genome:
CTGCTTACTGCGCTATTACTGGGCATCAGTTTGCCCCCCCTGGCCCCCTGGTGGATGATCGTTATCGGCACCTTTTTCGCCATTGTGATCGCCAAACAACTGTACGGCGGTTTAGGGCAAAACCCCTTCAATCCTGCCATGGTCGGTTACGTTGTTCTGCTGATCTCTTTCCCGGTGCAGATGACCAGTTGGTTACCCCCGGAAGAACTGCGTGCTACAACGCTTTCGTTGCAGGATACGCTGTTGACCATTTTCAGTGGTCATACTGCGCAAGGCGCGACCCTGCATGAACTCCAGATGGGTGTTGACGGTATCAGCCAGGCGACGCCGCTGGACGGCTTTAAAACCGGGTTGCGCAGTGGTCATTCCGTGGAGCAGGTCCTACAGCAACCCCTGTTCGGTGGCGCATTGGCGGGTATCGGTTGGCAATGGATTAACCTGGGCTTCCTGCTGGGTGGCCTGTTTATGCTGGGCCGTAAACTGATCCACTGGCAGATACCCTGCAGCATGCTGGCCGCCCTCGCCCTGTGTTCTGGAAGCGCCTGGCTGCTGGACGCTGCCCATCAGGCATCCCCGCTGATCCATCTGTTTTCTGGGGCGACCATGCTTGGCGCTTTCTTTATCGCCACCGATCCGGTCAGCGCCTCGACGACGCCAAAAGGACGGTTGATTTACGGTGCGCTTATCGGCCTGCTGATCTGGCTAATTCGTGTGTATGGGGGTTATCCCGACGGTGTCGCTTTTGCCGTACTGTTAGCCAACATTACCGTGCCGTTAA
Coding sequences within it:
- the rsxD gene encoding electron transport complex subunit RsxD; translation: MKFKPVQQTVAKGLHIASSPFTHNHQNTSRIMLWVMLACIPGMIAQVWFFGYGNLIQTALAMVTALLSEAAILALRKQPVKTRLADNSALLTALLLGISLPPLAPWWMIVIGTFFAIVIAKQLYGGLGQNPFNPAMVGYVVLLISFPVQMTSWLPPEELRATTLSLQDTLLTIFSGHTAQGATLHELQMGVDGISQATPLDGFKTGLRSGHSVEQVLQQPLFGGALAGIGWQWINLGFLLGGLFMLGRKLIHWQIPCSMLAALALCSGSAWLLDAAHQASPLIHLFSGATMLGAFFIATDPVSASTTPKGRLIYGALIGLLIWLIRVYGGYPDGVAFAVLLANITVPLIDHYTQPRVYGHR